One segment of Manduca sexta isolate Smith_Timp_Sample1 chromosome 27, JHU_Msex_v1.0, whole genome shotgun sequence DNA contains the following:
- the LOC115448525 gene encoding uncharacterized protein LOC115448525, translating into MPFRRIMKGLPSEMLSAQGILEQDWTALTSAQRDCIVKLGMDIQLEQEAYLTQHPEVKAMLEIFISKMTQHAKRKDILKEAGLHFTRPAEDLNEEIKKRLALPSFSPYVKREKPAFVFKDIDLENNIKQIVTKHFPPEPWRVSTPEVPTPDTLSSSFLSILTSVTTLPTPESVPTPEPTVSEAFFAIVSNTVDKAIYSGVDEGALKYDTAYVELMKAVEEAMEIPVIEIREDIANLLYNSYKLFEIDIMEKERIAAEIAWEKRMRKKMKRTVRRLHNFKGWETPPTPKSVVSSHESYKKPPPKPCVCHPQFTYNRYAKDRFGIYLPRDSQFSKNNITVTPAISMEDVTEAPDDETAADTKSEVSKKSAMSGKSGVSKKTATFES; encoded by the exons ATGCCATTCAGAAGAATCATGAAAGGTCTTCCGTCAGAGATGCTGTCCGCCCAAGGTATATTGGAGCAAGACTGGACCGCATTAACTTCTGCCCAGCGTGACTGCATTGTGAAGCTTGGCATGGACATCCAATTGGAACAAGAAGCTTACCTCACGCAGCATCCAGAG gtCAAAGCGATGTTGGAGATTTTCATAAGCAAAATGACGCAACACGCAAAAAGAAAAGATATATTGAAGGAAGCTGGCCTACATTTCACAAGGCCGGCAGAAGATCTTaacgaagaaataaaaaaaaggctaGCCCTGCCGTCGTTCAGTCCGTATGTTAAG cGTGAAAAGCCAGCATTCGTGTTCAAAGACATAGATCTGGAGAACAACATAAAGCAAATTGTGACAAAGCATTTCCCTCCGGAGCCGTGGCGTGTGTCGACGCCTGAGGTGCCAACCCCCGACACACTGTCCTCCTCGTTCCTATCGATCCTCACTTCCGTCACAACGCTGCCTACTCCGG AATCAGTACCGACACCAGAACCAACAGTGTCTGAGGCTTTCTTCGCCATTGTATCGAATACGGTGGATAAAGCAATATACTCTGGCGTGGACGAAGGCGCTCTTAAATATGACACCGCGTATGTAGAACTTATGAAGGCAGTCGAGGAAGCTATGGAAATACCCGTTATTGAAATCAGAGAAGACATAGCGAATCTCCTGTATAATTCGTACAAGTTGTTCGAAATCGATATTATGGAAAAAGAAAGGATTG CTGCTGAAATTGCTTGGGAGAAAAGAATGAGAAAGAAGATGAAGAGAACAGTAAGACGTTTACATAACTTTAAGG GCTGGGAAACACCACCGACACCAAAGAGCGTGGTGTCATCCCACGAGAGCTACAAGAAACCTCCGCCAAAGCCTTGTGTCTGTCATCCGCAGTTTACTTACAATCGGTATGCAAAG GATCGCTTTGGTATCTACCTGCCGAGAGACTCGCAGTTCAGCAAGAATAATATAACTGTCACTCCGGCTATATCCATGGAGGATGTGACCGAGGCACCAGATGACGAGACGGCGGCCGACACGAAATCCGAAGTCAGCAAGAAATCAGCTATGTCAGGCAAAAGTGGTGTCAGCAAGAAAACCGCCACTTTTGAGTCTTGA
- the LOC115448530 gene encoding V-type proton ATPase 116 kDa subunit a1, giving the protein MLRSDHMAFCDLYLQPEAAFEIISQLGEISCVQFLDSAPDSQSFQKTYITEVSRCAEMERKLRYMEAEMGKDNIYIPELDQEPKAMQPNEMLAFENMFEKWENDISQMAEYHVSLMKNYLEMNEMYYMLSHIGPMLGNAELTESWFFKKTTEGVGPIGIGGRLAVMTGVVRRAKCFHFEMMLWRISRGNIYYRQAARDTILQDPFTGQEIRKVAFVAICQGEQLASRMEKVFSGFGVNSYPCPQTEHERNVMLHRLDVRLTDLEEVLNQTKHHRCKALRTVGKQWRSWVIQVKKAKAIYHTMNMFNMDVTKKCLIGQCWVPSLDVKRVQDILEYCTQVVDTNVPSFMYKTVSKAVPPTYYRTNKFTNGFQVLIRAYGESAYRELNPGLYAVVTFPFLFAVMFGDVGHSIIILSMALWMVRKEKQFMSKKSDNEIWNIIFGGRYVLLLLGVFSFFTGFVYNDYFGRGLVLSHSYWYNTYTEVDLANTEILELSPADATRKPYLFGFDPLWELSKNKVMIDNSIKMKLSIIIGVVHMIFGLVLSVFNHIYFKRYYLIYLQFIPQILFLTCLFFWLVILIYLKWFKYNPKGSIKLGSSCAPPILILFIDMFLFVETKAGDDDCEPYMFASQQMVQNVLMIIALLCIPVLLFGNPVYKYLYNKRMREDILKKRSPFRRYQYSKSDKIQSLEIQEEVAQYMVAFPDLMIIQGVHTIEFILGTISHTASYLRLWALSIAHAQLTDMLWVMLLSKLGLREHTALGFIHVTVIFAAWATFTITIMVVMEGLSAFLHTLRLHWVEFMSKFYISDGIPFQPFCFQTIFSKESEKIEGARHNVRKFRDVHN; this is encoded by the exons ATGTTACGCAGCGATCACATGGCGTTCTGCGATCTATATTTGCAGCCGGAGGCGGCTTTCGAAATAATCTCTCAACTCGGCGAAATAAGTTGCGTGCAGTTTTTGGAT TCTGCTCCCGATTCACAGTCATTTCAGAAGACGTACATAACGGAGGTGTCACGTTGTGCTGAGATGGAAAGGAAACTTCGCTACATGGAGGCTGAGATGGGGAAGGACAACATTTACATACCAGAGCTGGACCAGGAACCAAAGGCAATGCAGCCAAACGAGATGTTAGCATTCGAA AACATGTTTGAAAAGTGGGAAAATGACATATCGCAGATGGCGGAATATCATGTCAGCCTCATGAAAAACTATCTGGAAATGAACGAGATGTATTACATGCTGTCACACATCGGTCCCATGCTGGGAAACGCGGAGTTGACGGAGTCGTGGTTTTTTAA AAAGACCACAGAGGGTGTCGGTCCCATCGGCATCGGAGGTCGCCTGGCTGTCATGACAGGCGTGGTGCGCAGGGCCAAGTGCTTCCACTTCGAGATGATGCTGTGGAGGATTTCCAGAGGAAATATTTACTACCGGCAGGCTGCCAGAGACACTATCCTGCAGGACCCTTTCACA GGTCAAGAGATACGCAAGGTGGCTTTCGTGGCTATCTGTCAAGGTGAACAGTTGGCAAGTAGAATGGAGAAAGTGTTCAGTGGCTTCGGTGTAAACTCCTACCCTTGTCCGCAAACGGAGCACGAAAGAAATGTCATGCTGCACAGACTGGACGTGAGGCTCACTGATTTGGAAGAG gtTTTGAACCAAACGAAGCATCATCGCTGCAAAGCGTTGCGCACAGTGGGCAAGCAGTGGCGGTCGTGGGTGATACAAGTCAAGAAGGCCAAAGCGATATACCACACTATGAATATGTTTAACATGGACGTCACCAAAAAATGTCTAATTGGTCAATGCTGGGTACCCTCTTTAGATGTAAAGCGAGTCCAAGATATATTGGAGTACTGcacg CAAGTGGTCGACACGAACGTGCCATCGTTCATGTACAAAACTGTATCGAAAGCCGTCCCACCCACTTATTACCGCACGAACAAATTCACAAACGGATTTCAAGTTCTTATTAGGGCTTACGGGGAGTCCGCTTACAGGGAACTGAACCCAG GCCTTTATGCCGTTGTCACGTTTCCCTTTCTCTTTGCCGTAATGTTTGGCGATGTTGGCCATTCGATTATCATATTGTCTATGGCTCTTTGGATGGTAAGAAAAGAGAAGCAATTTATGAGCAAAAAATCGGACAACGAGATATGGAATATAATTTTTGGAG GTCGCTACGTCCTGTTACTTCTCGGTGTGTTTAGCTTCTTCACTGGGTTCGTATACAACGACTATTTTGGCAGAGGGCTGGTTTTGTCTCACTCTTACTGGTACAACACGTATACGGAGGTAGATCTCGCGAACACTGAGATTCTAGAATTGAGTCCCGCTGATGCGACGAGGAAACCTTATCTATTTGGTTTTGATCCCTTGTGGGAG ctaTCCAAAAACAAAGTAATGATCGATAATTCGATAAAAATGAAGTTGTCTATTATAATTGGCGTCGTTCACATGATATTTGGTCTGGTTTTAAGTGTATTTAATCATAT aTACTTCAAGCGCTACTATTTGATATACTTGCAATTCATACCACAGATTCTTTTCCTCACTTGCCTCTTCTTTTGGCTTGTCATCCTCATATACCTCAAGTGGTTTAAGTACAATCCTAAAGGaa GTATAAAACTCGGCAGCAGCTGCGCTCCCCCAATCCTTATCCTGTTCATCGACATGTTCCTCTTCGTGGAGACAAAGGCCGGTGATGATGACTGCGAACCGTACATGTTTGCCAGTCAGCAGATGGTACAAAACGTGCTGATGATCATCGCGCTCTTATGTATTCCGGTGTTACTGTTCGGCAATCCagtgtacaaatatttgtataataagaGGATGAGGGAAGATATCCTG AAAAAACGAAGTCCCTTTCGAAGGTATCAGTACAGTAAGTCAGATAAAATACAGTCGTTGGAGATACAAGAGGAGGTGGCCCAGTACATGGTAGCCTTCCCGGACCTGATGATAATCCAAGGAGTTCACACTATCGAGTTCATCCTGGGCACCATCTCCCATACAGCCTCTTACCTCCGATTGTGGGCGTTGTCCATAGCCCATGCGC AATTGACTGATATGCTATGGGTGATGTTGTTGTCCAAGTTGGGTCTTCGCGAGCATACGGCTCTGGGGTTCATTCATGTGACGGTCATATTCGCCGCGTGGGCCACGTTCACAATCACCATCATGGTGGTGATGGAAGGTCTTTCGGCATTCCTTCACACCCTGCGCTTGCATTG GGTGGAGTTTATgagtaagttttatatttcgGATGGCATCCCGTTCCAACCATTCTGTTTCCAGACCATATTTTCCAAGGAATCGGAAAAGATCGAAGGCGCACGTCACAACGTTCGAAAGTTCAGAGACGTACACAATTAG